The nucleotide sequence CATTTCGTAAAAGTCACCCATACGGAAAAAAAGAAGATGGTCAGGATATTTCTCTTTGATTTCATAATACTGCGCCATCATCGGCGTAAGTGTGCCGGTTTTTTTCATAATTTCAAAGAGGTTTAATTGTTTCTAATGATTTACAGTTTGCACAAACTGTATAATAGTCGTTATAACTGGTTTTGCATTTATCACATATATATTCAGGGTCATTAATAAATGTGTTTATAAGCACCTTATCCAGCTTGATGCGGCTGTATCTTTTCAGAATTGACTTATATGGTTTGTGTTTCTCCACAAAATCACGGATTACTTCCCTGGCTTTTTCCGGGTCATCTTTTTTTATGAAATAGTCAGACAAAAACACCGTATAAAAAGGATTATCACTTTTTGACGAAACTTTCTTCATTATCAGCTCGTCAAAACTTTTAACATCCGAATAATCGTAATAGTAACCCCTCATTTTTACAAGGTCATCATAGGAAGATGTCATATCTTTTTCTATAAACTCATTCACAGCAGATAAACCTTTTTCTGTGTGTCCGGCTTTAAAGTATGAATCTATGAGTTCCACCTGAGCAATCCTTAATGAAGGGTGGATTTTAATTGCTTTTTCCAGAAGTTTTATTTTCTGTTTTACATTTTCCTCTTTTTGAGCTGTCTTTACATTACAGTAAGCTCTCCAGTCGGAATAATCTTTACCACTGCTTTTTTCATATCTATGGTAGTATCTTTCAGCATCGGAATAATTTTCCTGCATAAAATGTATTTCGGCAAAAAACTTAATCAGCACGGGTGATTTGTCTGTTTTTATCAGCTCTTCAAGATAGTACTTGGCGTTATCGAACTGCCCCCATGCTTTATAGTCTTTAACCAGTTCAAAAAGCACATATTTTCTTAATGATTTGGTCAATTTACTGTTACTTAGTGTACTTTCGTGGATGTGTACAGCTTTGGCGTAATCTCCGTTTTTTCTGAAGAGGGAACCAAGAGAAGCATATATTTCCAGATTATCATTATTTTCAATGATGACACTCGAAAATTCGTCCAGTGCCTTTGCAATATTGTTTTCAGCTAAAAAACCGAAACCTTTAAGGAAGTGCTTCCCGCTTAATTCGTCCATATCGTCTTTTCTCCTGATGACAAAGATATAATACAGTGACAGCAGAACCGCTATAAGTAATGTTGCTAAAAGAAAGTTATTGTCCAGCATGTTCTTTTGTGGATTCTTTTTCTTTACTTAAAGGAAGATTTCGCAGTCTTGTGATTTCCTTTTCAGCCTCTTTTAAATCTTTTCTGAGACTGTTTATCTCCCTGCGTGTTTTCATTTTTTCAGAGAGTGCAACCATTACTGCCAGTATAACGCCTATGAAGGCAGAACCGATAATTATCAGAAACAAAGGCAGCTTAACAGGCTCTTTACCATAAAAATACTGTAAATTCACAGTTTGCATATTCAGTGTAGCAAAAATTACTATTGCCGCTATTACAACTGTTTTAATTATTGTACTGACTATTCTCATTTTTCCTCCAGCGCCATTATAGCTTTTTTAAGTTTATCATAAGTCTGCAAAATATGTTCCGATATGACTTTTGTTTCACCCAGCACAGGCATAAAGTTAGTGTCGCCGTTCCAACGGGGTACAATATGAAAGTGAAGATGATCATCCACTCCGGCTCCGGCTGCTTTTCCCAGATTAAAGCCAGCGTTAAACCCGGCTGGATTTATCGAATTTTTCATAGCTTTGATACACATGCCTGATAAATTCATAATTTCCAGCATTTCATCGTCATTCAGCTCTTCAAGATTTCCCGTGTGTCTATATGGAGATATCATAATATGACCGTTATTGTAAGGAAAAAGATTCATCATAATATGACACGTGTTGCCCCTGTATAAAAGAAGATTCTCCCTGTCATTGTCCTGTTTAGGTTTGACACAAAAAATGCACCCTTCGTTTTTATGCGAACCATCTATGTAATTCATTCTCCATGGTGCCCACATTCTGTCGAATCCTTTATTCATAAAGCGCCTCTTCCAAAGATTTTACTGTATTACTAAGGTTATCATGAATTACAAAATCTGCCAATGAATCATATGGTGTTTTATTACGATTTAAAATTGCTACTTCTGCCCCTCCGCTTCTGGCATAGCCGGGCATCAGTGCGGCCGGGTTTACCACAAGGGATGAGCCCATGACAATAAAAAGTTCGGCTTTCTCTGAAACTTTAACAGCTTTGTTCAAAGCCTCGTGCGGAAGGCTTTCACCGAAAAAAACAACATCCGGTTTTATAAGTCCTTTGCATATCGGGCATAAGGGAGGGTTTTCACCTTTTTTCAGCATATTGAAAACTTTTGATGTTTTAAATTCCTGGGAGCATTCCATACAATAACTGTAATAAAAATTGCCGTGGAGTTCTATGACGTTGTGCGAGCCCGCTTTTTGATGCAGGTTGTCTATGTTTTGGGTAATAACATAAGACTCATCCGAAAGCTTTTGTACTTCGGCTATAAATCTGTGGGACAGATTGGGTTCTGCATAAAGCAGATCCTCAAAAAATTTGAGAGCAAAGTTATAAAACTCTTTGGGTTTTCTGGCAAAGTTATCTATGAAAAGCAGTTCCTGAGCGGATGTTGTTTTCCACAAACCTGTATCCGGTGATCTGAAGTCGGGAATTCCGCTGTCAGTACTTACCCCCGCTCCTGTAAAAAACACTGTATTTCTGCTTTTTTTTATACGGTCAATCAATGCCTTAATTTGATCTGCCATATGAGTTTTATATCAGAAAATAATATAATCATCAAGCTTAAGCCTGCTCTGACGTCGCCCCCATTTGTCGCAGTGCAAATTACATTGAAATCAGTGTCATGTTAGCTAAGTATATGTAAAGCAATACTTTTATATAATTATTGGGGGTGATGCCAGTAAGCCTGCTTAAGAGCAGTGAGATGGTGAAGTGGGGAAATAGCGCTAAATGCTAAGGTTTTAAGTACCATGGTCAACTTTGGTTATTTCGCTGGACATATCATTTAACCACTACTGCCTCAAATACCTTTGGAAAAATTAAATTTATTAAATTGTATAAAAGCCTTAAATCAGTTTTATTAGAACTGTCAGTGTAATTCCGGAAACAAAAGTTGTTACAAAAATAATTGCAGACATCAGGTGAGGCGACCTGTTAAATCTGATTGCATAAAGCAGGGTGAGCACGGCAACAGGACCGGAAGTCTGTAAAAGGGCTACATTTTGTTCGAGAGAGTGAATATTCAACATTTTAAGCATTAAGAAAGCAAGTACAGGAGATACTATGAGGCGCAGAAATGTGGCAATTCCTATAACTTTGATAAAACCGAACTCTATTTTTATCGAAGAAAGCTGTAATCCGAGTACGAAAATCATCATAGGAATTGCAGCCTGACTGACCAGAGCAAGACTTTTGTCTATGCTTGAAGGCAGGTTGATACCCATAAAGTTAAGCAGGAGTGCGGCTATCATTCCATGAAAGATAGGTATTTTAAGGATATCTATCAAGATGTCGGGAATCCTGGATTTATTGCTGCTGATATAAATAGCAATCGTGCTTAGTGGGATACTGAAAGCTATAAAATATATTATTGAATATACTTTAGCATCAGTGCCGTATGTGAAAAAAATCAAAGGCAGGCCGAAATTACCTGTATTCATCATAGAAGCTGCAAGGACTAATGGTATTTTCTGAGAAGAATTTAGTCTGAATATGTAATAGCAGCCATAAGCCGCTGCCATTAAGCCGAAAGTGAGTAAAAATGCAAAAATTATCGGAAGTATTAGAGCTTCTGGACTGATGTTATACTTTACAAGTGCTTCAAAAGTCATTATTGGTGCCAGGACGGTTAGTGTAATGTTTGCTATATCCTTGATATTGGGTTTGAAAATTCTGTAATAGATAAATGCAATTGAAAGTATAAGAAATATAGGCAGTATCGATTTATTAAAGATCAGTAAAAATTCCATTTAAAATCCTCGGCAGCTAAGAACAAAGCTTTTTTCTATTATATTCATATTAATAGAAAATTTATTATTTTACCAGTACAATGTGAATAGGCAGTTATGCGTGATAAGGGAAGTAGTGAAGTGGTGTATTAGTTACTTGGCGTCCTCCCATTTTTTTAGAAAACTATATCAATATTGGGATTTTCACTCATATTCGAGATCGAAACTCGTAACTACTGCCAGTAACCGCCTATACCCTCCTCTCATAATTGTTCTTATAAGCAAAACTTACTCAATTAAAAGATTTATTCACAGGGTATGATCGGTAACTGGCAGTATGTTTCTCAGGCATCGATCTCTTCATTCGTGAATATCCCAATATCTATATAAAGTATTGCCAAATATTTTAAATGCAAAAAACTTGGGAAGTCGCCAATAATTCTCTCTTGACTTATATTCAAAATGTATTATTAATACCCCTACAGGGTATATGTATTGGAGGATATGATGAGTGAAAATAAAGGAAAAGAATATACAATAAAAATAAATGGGATGACCTGTGCTGCCTGTTCCAGTCGTATAGAAAAAAAATTATCAAAAAAAGATGGTTTTGGAAATGTTACTGTGAATCTGCAGACTGAGAAAGCAAAGATAACTACTTATGGCAATGCTTCTGTAAATGATGCTGTAAAAATTATCGAGGATTTAGGATATGGTGTGGAAAAGAAAAGTGTTGAGCTTAAAGTCAAAGGGATGACATGCGCTGCCTGTTCCAGCCGAATAGAAAAAAAGTTGAATAAAATGAGCGGAGTGCTTAATGCCACTGTTAATCTGACTACAGAAAAGGCCTCTGTGGAGTATATTGCCGGTTTACTGGATGTGCAAGATTTTATCGAAACCATTGACTCGCTGGGATATCAGGCTTTTACTCAGGAAGATAGTGAGAAAAGTGAAGGAAAGGGATTTACAGAAGGGCAGAAACAGCTTTTTAAATTTATATTTTCTGCCGTCTTTTCCTTTCCTTTGCTGTTGGGGATGGTGTTTAATCTGTTTTCCATAAAGTTTGCCGGTGGTTTATTAACAGAACCACTTGTGCAGATTATTCTGGCAACACCAGTTCAGTTTTACGCCGGCTGGCAGTTTTACAAAGGTGCCTATAAAAATTTAAAACATTTAACGGCTAATATGGATGTTTTGGTTGCAATGGGAACTTCAGCTGCCTATTTCTACAGTGTTTACAATATATTTGCAGGCGGGCATTTGTACTTTGAAACATCAGCTATCCTTATTACACTTATTCTTCTCGGTAAATATTTGGAAGCAAGGGCAAAAGAAAAGACATCCGATGCCATTGAAAAACTTATGAATCTTGCGCCTCAAAAGGCAAGAATTCTCCGGCAGGGCGAAACTATTGAGGTTCCCGTTGAGGAAGTTGTGCCGGGGGATACGGTTATTGTTAAAGCCGGAGAAAAGCTCCCTGTGGACGGTGAAATTACAGAAGGCTCCCCCACCATAGATGAGTCGATGCTCACCGGTGAAAGTATTCCTGCAGAAAGAAAAGAAGGTGAGGAGGTTTTCTGCGGGACTATTAATAAATTTAAGCCTTTCCGATACAAAGCAACCAAAGTGGGGGAGGATACCACCCTTTCTCAGATTATTAAAATTGTGGAAGATGCCCAAAGTTCCAAAGCACCGATTCAACGGTTTGCCGATATTATCTCAGGATATTTTGTTCCGGCGGTTATAGCGGTAGCTGTTTTGACCTTTGTTATATGGTACTTTTTTATAAGCGGTGGCAATGTGGAAGCGTCCCTTATGCCTTCCATTGCTGTGCTGGTAATTGCCTGTCCGTGTGCACTTGGCCTGGCAACACCCACATCCATAATGGTTGGAACAGGAAAAGGTGCGGAAAATGGGATTCTTTTTAAAGGCGGAGCATATCTTGAACAGCTTGGAAATGTAAATGCCTTTTGTTTTGATAAAACGGGAACCCTTACAGAGGGAAAACCTTCTGTAAAGTCAGTAGTGGTTCTCACAGAAGAATACAGCGAAGAAGATATTATTAAAATAACTGCATCATTGGAAAACCATTCGGAGCATCCTCTTGCAGCCTCCATTGTTCAGTATTATGGAGAATCAGGCGGTCTGCTGAATGCTTCGGATATTGAAACTGTACCCGGTGGAGGTGTCAGAGGCAAAGTTGAAGAAAGAAACGTGTTAGTGGGAAACCCGGCATTTATCGGAGAAAATTTTAAAATAACTGAAAGCGATAAACAACGTATTGCAGATCTTCAGGGAGAAGGACAGACAGTTGTGGTTGTGCTGATAGATGATAAAATTTCAGGACTTATAGGCATTGCGGATACAATCAGAAAGGATGCCAAAGAGGTTGTCGGGAAACTAAAATCTGAAGGTATTAAGGTTTATATGATTACCGGAGACAACAGGAAAACTGCAAATAAAATTGCTGAATTACTTGGTATTGATGAAGTATTGGCTGAAGTAAAACCTTCGGACAAAGCGGACAAAATAAAACAGCTGCAATCTGAAGGCTACAAGGTTGCAATGGCTGGAGACGGGATTAA is from Flexistipes sinusarabici DSM 4947 and encodes:
- a CDS encoding tetratricopeptide repeat protein, with translation MLDNNFLLATLLIAVLLSLYYIFVIRRKDDMDELSGKHFLKGFGFLAENNIAKALDEFSSVIIENNDNLEIYASLGSLFRKNGDYAKAVHIHESTLSNSKLTKSLRKYVLFELVKDYKAWGQFDNAKYYLEELIKTDKSPVLIKFFAEIHFMQENYSDAERYYHRYEKSSGKDYSDWRAYCNVKTAQKEENVKQKIKLLEKAIKIHPSLRIAQVELIDSYFKAGHTEKGLSAVNEFIEKDMTSSYDDLVKMRGYYYDYSDVKSFDELIMKKVSSKSDNPFYTVFLSDYFIKKDDPEKAREVIRDFVEKHKPYKSILKRYSRIKLDKVLINTFINDPEYICDKCKTSYNDYYTVCANCKSLETIKPL
- a CDS encoding LapA family protein, with protein sequence MRIVSTIIKTVVIAAIVIFATLNMQTVNLQYFYGKEPVKLPLFLIIIGSAFIGVILAVMVALSEKMKTRREINSLRKDLKEAEKEITRLRNLPLSKEKESTKEHAGQ
- a CDS encoding HIT family protein, translating into MNKGFDRMWAPWRMNYIDGSHKNEGCIFCVKPKQDNDRENLLLYRGNTCHIMMNLFPYNNGHIMISPYRHTGNLEELNDDEMLEIMNLSGMCIKAMKNSINPAGFNAGFNLGKAAGAGVDDHLHFHIVPRWNGDTNFMPVLGETKVISEHILQTYDKLKKAIMALEEK
- a CDS encoding NAD-dependent protein deacylase, with translation MADQIKALIDRIKKSRNTVFFTGAGVSTDSGIPDFRSPDTGLWKTTSAQELLFIDNFARKPKEFYNFALKFFEDLLYAEPNLSHRFIAEVQKLSDESYVITQNIDNLHQKAGSHNVIELHGNFYYSYCMECSQEFKTSKVFNMLKKGENPPLCPICKGLIKPDVVFFGESLPHEALNKAVKVSEKAELFIVMGSSLVVNPAALMPGYARSGGAEVAILNRNKTPYDSLADFVIHDNLSNTVKSLEEALYE
- a CDS encoding AEC family transporter, translating into MEFLLIFNKSILPIFLILSIAFIYYRIFKPNIKDIANITLTVLAPIMTFEALVKYNISPEALILPIIFAFLLTFGLMAAAYGCYYIFRLNSSQKIPLVLAASMMNTGNFGLPLIFFTYGTDAKVYSIIYFIAFSIPLSTIAIYISSNKSRIPDILIDILKIPIFHGMIAALLLNFMGINLPSSIDKSLALVSQAAIPMMIFVLGLQLSSIKIEFGFIKVIGIATFLRLIVSPVLAFLMLKMLNIHSLEQNVALLQTSGPVAVLTLLYAIRFNRSPHLMSAIIFVTTFVSGITLTVLIKLI
- a CDS encoding heavy metal translocating P-type ATPase; translated protein: MSENKGKEYTIKINGMTCAACSSRIEKKLSKKDGFGNVTVNLQTEKAKITTYGNASVNDAVKIIEDLGYGVEKKSVELKVKGMTCAACSSRIEKKLNKMSGVLNATVNLTTEKASVEYIAGLLDVQDFIETIDSLGYQAFTQEDSEKSEGKGFTEGQKQLFKFIFSAVFSFPLLLGMVFNLFSIKFAGGLLTEPLVQIILATPVQFYAGWQFYKGAYKNLKHLTANMDVLVAMGTSAAYFYSVYNIFAGGHLYFETSAILITLILLGKYLEARAKEKTSDAIEKLMNLAPQKARILRQGETIEVPVEEVVPGDTVIVKAGEKLPVDGEITEGSPTIDESMLTGESIPAERKEGEEVFCGTINKFKPFRYKATKVGEDTTLSQIIKIVEDAQSSKAPIQRFADIISGYFVPAVIAVAVLTFVIWYFFISGGNVEASLMPSIAVLVIACPCALGLATPTSIMVGTGKGAENGILFKGGAYLEQLGNVNAFCFDKTGTLTEGKPSVKSVVVLTEEYSEEDIIKITASLENHSEHPLAASIVQYYGESGGLLNASDIETVPGGGVRGKVEERNVLVGNPAFIGENFKITESDKQRIADLQGEGQTVVVVLIDDKISGLIGIADTIRKDAKEVVGKLKSEGIKVYMITGDNRKTANKIAELLGIDEVLAEVKPSDKADKIKQLQSEGYKVAMAGDGINDAPALATSDLGIAVGSGSDVAVETGDITIMSDNLMNVYKAVSLSRATIKNIKQNLFWALIYNTLGIPVAAFGFLNPVIAGGAMAFSSVSVVSNALRLKKWRFE